In Cercospora beticola chromosome 3, complete sequence, the following proteins share a genomic window:
- a CDS encoding uncharacterized protein (BUSCO:EOG09263Q7N) codes for MARHPTLSQTYAERSEDPNLTPLATYLLRLIHIKRTNLCVSADVTTTNELLRIAEEVGDHICILKTHADIISDFGEKTIRGLNEISRRKKFLVFEDRKFMDIGNTVQLQYTSGPLSIVRWAPIVNATIHSGAAIIPALAEAAQKAINSHNTSVSTDIRASPKVPPVNDFEDSDDEEDDNWQNINGAHSADEYEEDTTDRMRKQSVVSVSTTISMKSEAISPQPHMRPSISRVESGDGQDEGDDPEALAQLAPPPFLRSLLLLAQMSSANNYFTPEYTADCVKHARENRDFVMGFIAQQSLNQAPDDNFITMTPGVQLQAGGDGKGQQYNTPDKVIGQGGTDVIIVGRGIIGAPPGERARVALEYRSQGWEAYKQRVRSLRAQRQ; via the coding sequence ATGGCTCGCCATCCGACCTTGAGCCAGACCTACGCTGAGCGCTCCGAAGACCCCAATCTCACGCCGCTCGCCACGTACCTCCTCCGTCTCATCCACATCAAGCGTACCAACCTGTGCGTGTCCGCCGATGTCACCACGACCAATGAGCTGCTACGCATCGCCGAGGAGGTGGGCGACCACATCTGCATCCTCAAGACACACGCCGACATCATCAGCGACTTTGGTGAAAAGACGATTCGAGGCTTGAACGAGATCTCCAGACGGAAGAAGTTCCTAGTGTTTGAAGACCGAAAGTTCATGGACATTGGCAACACCGTGCAGCTGCAGTACACCAGTGGCCCGCTAAGCATTGTGCGGTGGGCTCCCATAGTGAACGCGACCATCCATTCGGGTGCGGCCATTATACCTGCTCTGGCGGAGGCAGCACAAAAGGCTATCAACTCGCACAACACCTCCGTCTCCACGGACATTCGAGCCTCGCCTAAAGTGCCCCCGGTCAATGACTTtgaggacagcgacgacgaggaagacgacaaTTGGCAAAACATCAATGGCGCGCACTCTGCGGACGAATACGAGGAAGACACAACAGATAGGATGAGGAAGCAGTCCGTCGTATCAGTCAGTACCACCATCAGCATGAAATCTGAAGCAATTAGTCCGCAGCCCCACATGCGGCCTTCGATCTCACGCGTGGAGTCAGGCGATGGGCAGGACGAAGGAGATGACCCCGAAGCTCTGGCTCAACTTGCACCACCTCCATTCCTACGCTCCCTGCTCCTGCTGGCCCAGATGAGCAGTGCCAACAACTACTTTACGCCCGAATACACAGCCGACTGCGTCAAACATGCGAGAGAGAACCGGGACTTCGTCATGGGGTTCATCGCACAGCAATCACTTAACCAAGCTCCCGACGACAATTTCATCACCATGACTCCGGGCGTGCAGCTACAGGCAGGAGGCGATGGCAAAGGCCAGCAATACAACACTCCGGACAAAGTCATTGGCCAAGGAGGCACAGATGTGATCATCGTCGGACGCGGCATCATCGGTGCTCCGCCGGGAGAACGCGCCAGGGTTGCACTGGAATATAGATCCCAAGGCTGGGAAGCGTACAAGCAACGCGTGAGATCGTTGCGAGCTCAACGGCAATGA